GAGGCGCCGCCTGGGATCACTTGCATCATGGGTGTTTCTACTTCCATAAAGTCGTGATCATTCATAAATTTACGAATGGCCGCCACCACTTGTGAGCGCACTCTAAAGGTGGTGCGCGACTCATCATTAGTGATCAAGTCTAAATAGCGCTGGCGATAGCGAGTTTCTTGATCCGATAAGCCGTGAAATTTCTCAGGCAAGGGGCGCAGCGCTTTAGTTAGCAATTGGAAGTTATCCATGCTCACGTATAAGTCGCCTTTGCCAGATTTATGCAAAATACCGGTCACACCGATAATATCGCCAATATCTAGGCCGACGTATTTATCTTTAATAATGGCTTGCGCGTCTTTAGTGGTGTAAGCCTGAATACGACCGCTTACATCTTGCAGCACCAAAAACGGGCCGCGCTTGGCCATAATGCGCCCCGCCACCGATACGGTTTTATTCAGCTCAACGAGTGCTTCTTTATCAAGCTCACCAAATTCGGCTTGCAGATCGACGCTTAAGTGCTCGCGATGAAAGTTATTAGGGTGGCCATTGGCCGGACAATCTTTGCGAATGTGATCAAGCTTGGCACGGCGCTCGGCGATCAGCTTATTTTCGTCTTGTACTTGCTCTGTCATGATTTGCCTTAATAAAAACTGATTAAAGTCCAGACTTGAGGCTGGCCTCAATAAATTTGTCTAAACTACCGTCGAGTACGGCTTGCGTGTTACTGGTTTCAACGCCAGTGCGTAAGTCTTTAATGCGCGAGTCGTCCAACACATAAGAGCGGATCTGACTGCCCCAGCCAATGTCAGACTTGCTGTCTTCCATGGCCTGTTTTTCTGCATTTTGTTTTTGTAGCTCATATTCATAGAGCTTGGCTTTCAGCTGTTTCATCGCCTGATCGCGGTTTTTATGCTGAGAGCGGTCATTTTGACACTGCACCACTATGCCCGTGGGCTCGTGGGTTAAGCGCACCGCGGAGTCGGTGCGGTTAACGTGCTGACCACCGGCACCCGAGGCGCGGTAGGTATCGGTGCGAATATCAGACGGATTAATATCGATTTGAATATTGTCATCAATCTCTGGATAAACGAAGGCCGAGCAAAATGAGGTGTGACGCCGTCCACCCGAGTCAAAGGGCGATTTGCGCACTAGACGGTGCACGCCAGACTCGGTGCGAAGCCAGCCGAAGGCATAGTCGCCGCTAAATTTCACGGTAGCGGATTTAACGCCAGCCACATCGCCATCGGAGAGTTCAATAATTTCGGTTTTAAAGCCGCGCGACTCGCCCCAGCGTAAATACATGCGCAGCACCATGCTGCACCAATCTTGGGCCTCGGTACCGCCCGAGCCAGATTGTAGGTCTAGGTAGCAATCGTTGCTGTCGTGATCGCCAGAAAACATGCGATGAAACTCAAGATCAATCAGCTTTTTATCTAGCAGCTCTACATCGGCTTGGGCTTCTTCAAAGGTTTCTTCGTCGTCTTCTTCTTGCGCCAGCTCAACCAGCTCGGCGATATCGACGATGCCGCGGTCTAACTCATCGAGGGTTTCAACCACGGTTTCCAGTGCGGATCTTTCTTTACCCAGTGCTTGGGCACGCTCGGGCTGATTCCATACATCCGGCTGTTCTAGCTCGGCGTTTACCTCTTCTAGACGCTCTTTTTTAGCGTCATAGTCAAAGGTACCCCCTAAGAAGCTGGGTCCGTTCGGACAGCTCCTTAAGTTTATTATTCACAGGGTTAACTTCTAACATGGGTCTAATGACTC
This genomic window from Oceanisphaera avium contains:
- the prfB gene encoding peptide chain release factor 2 (programmed frameshift) is translated as MLEVNPVNNKLKELSERTQLLRGYLDYDAKKERLEEVNAELEQPDVWNQPERAQALGKERSALETVVETLDELDRGIVDIAELVELAQEEDDEETFEEAQADVELLDKKLIDLEFHRMFSGDHDSNDCYLDLQSGSGGTEAQDWCSMVLRMYLRWGESRGFKTEIIELSDGDVAGVKSATVKFSGDYAFGWLRTESGVHRLVRKSPFDSGGRRHTSFCSAFVYPEIDDNIQIDINPSDIRTDTYRASGAGGQHVNRTDSAVRLTHEPTGIVVQCQNDRSQHKNRDQAMKQLKAKLYEYELQKQNAEKQAMEDSKSDIGWGSQIRSYVLDDSRIKDLRTGVETSNTQAVLDGSLDKFIEASLKSGL